One Microbacterium sp. W4I20 DNA window includes the following coding sequences:
- a CDS encoding diacylglycerol kinase family protein: protein MGHIALLSNPLAGKGRGRSATEQALAHLRASGADVRLYSGDSAEATRRLAERALAESPDVFVVIGGDGTLSGILEAVCAASVPVALVAAGTGNDLARALDLPRHDVAAAAELALSGTPRRIDVGEVRTPDRAAPFLTVAALGFDAKVSDRTNRLRWPHGALRYYLALVIELVRLRPLSFTVRADGEHPVTFLGTLVAVGNTASYGGGMPVCVGASPDDGMLDLVQVSRVGRLRLLRLFPLLLTGRHLSRREVTHRRARTVTVSAPGLVVYADGERLGEDECTISVRAAALTVMVPSERAAHDRLR, encoded by the coding sequence GTGGGACATATCGCGCTGCTGTCGAATCCGCTCGCCGGCAAGGGGCGCGGTCGCTCGGCGACGGAACAGGCTCTCGCGCACCTGCGTGCGAGCGGCGCCGACGTGCGGCTCTACTCCGGCGATTCCGCCGAGGCGACCAGGAGACTCGCTGAGCGAGCACTCGCCGAGAGCCCCGACGTGTTCGTGGTGATCGGAGGCGATGGCACGCTCTCCGGCATCCTCGAGGCGGTCTGCGCGGCATCCGTACCCGTCGCGCTCGTGGCCGCGGGCACGGGCAACGACCTCGCTCGCGCCCTCGATCTTCCGCGGCATGACGTCGCCGCCGCGGCCGAACTCGCACTCAGCGGCACCCCCCGAAGGATCGACGTCGGCGAGGTGCGCACTCCCGACCGCGCCGCGCCCTTCCTGACTGTCGCGGCCCTGGGTTTCGATGCCAAGGTCAGTGACCGCACGAACAGGTTGCGCTGGCCGCACGGCGCTCTGCGGTACTACCTGGCGCTGGTCATCGAACTCGTCCGGCTCCGGCCGCTGAGCTTCACCGTCAGGGCTGATGGGGAACACCCCGTGACCTTTCTCGGCACGCTCGTGGCCGTGGGCAACACCGCGAGCTACGGCGGCGGGATGCCGGTGTGCGTCGGAGCATCGCCGGACGACGGGATGCTGGATCTCGTGCAGGTCTCGCGCGTCGGACGTCTGCGGCTGCTCCGACTCTTCCCACTTCTCCTGACCGGTCGCCACCTCTCACGCCGCGAGGTGACTCATCGACGAGCGCGCACGGTGACCGTGAGCGCACCGGGACTGGTCGTGTATGCGGATGGCGAGCGCCTCGGAGAGGACGAGTGCACCATCTCGGTGCGGGCTGCGGCTCTGACCGTGATGGTCCCGTCGGAGAGGGCCGCGCATGACCGTCTTCGATGA
- a CDS encoding FAD-binding oxidoreductase, with the protein MTAENGSGAAADSMRWNGWGDPARARDLPLPVRSLLPLLLGRLRRPAPSIGLDEVLVAPSALTADDVAALGSAVGREYVDTSHEARIRHAGGRSTSDLLRRREREQLVPDAVLRPGTHDEVQACLAAATDRGIAVIPFGGGTSVVGALDPERGRHRAVVSLDLRRLTGLIGFDAVSGEAVLAAGTTGPEAEALLSAHGFELGHYPQSFRYATIGGFAAARSSGQNSAGYGRFDTMVTGLRVATPTGDIDLGRAPGSAAGPDLVRVFLGSEGIFGVITAVRVRVHPIPQDRVLESWSFPDFAAGAEGLRRVAQSGGGPTVIRLSDEAETAVSLAQLGKVGKALRQGASVVTVYEGEGIAERRAATAALLAAAGGTSAGQGAAEDWLHGRFDGPYLRDSLLDAGVFCETLETATTWADLQNLRSAVETALRAGFAAAGARSSVMCHVSHIYPTGASLYFTVLSGIRVDPLATWAGVKAGVNDAILAAGGTISHHHAVGRDHAPWLAHEIGETGIRILTAIKRELDPHGIMNPGAIIPADAVPAKAG; encoded by the coding sequence ATGACGGCGGAGAACGGCAGCGGTGCCGCAGCGGATTCGATGAGATGGAACGGCTGGGGCGATCCCGCCCGCGCCCGCGACCTCCCTCTTCCGGTACGGTCCCTTCTGCCGCTCCTGTTGGGGCGCTTACGGCGCCCGGCGCCTTCGATCGGCCTCGATGAGGTGCTCGTGGCGCCGAGCGCCCTGACTGCCGATGATGTCGCCGCGCTGGGCTCCGCAGTAGGGCGCGAGTACGTCGATACATCGCATGAGGCCCGCATCCGCCACGCCGGTGGTCGCTCGACCTCCGACCTCCTCAGACGACGCGAGCGGGAGCAGCTCGTCCCGGATGCGGTCCTGCGGCCGGGGACGCACGACGAAGTGCAGGCGTGTCTCGCCGCAGCGACGGACCGCGGCATCGCCGTGATCCCGTTCGGCGGCGGCACGAGCGTGGTGGGCGCGCTCGATCCTGAGCGCGGGAGGCACCGCGCCGTGGTCAGCCTGGATCTCCGTCGACTCACCGGGCTCATCGGGTTCGATGCGGTCAGCGGAGAGGCGGTGCTCGCGGCGGGCACGACCGGACCGGAAGCGGAGGCACTGTTGTCCGCGCACGGATTCGAGCTGGGCCACTATCCGCAGAGCTTCCGCTACGCGACCATCGGCGGGTTCGCCGCCGCGCGTTCGTCCGGGCAGAACTCCGCCGGCTACGGACGGTTCGACACGATGGTGACCGGGCTGCGCGTCGCGACCCCCACCGGCGACATCGACCTCGGACGCGCGCCGGGCTCAGCGGCCGGCCCTGACCTCGTGCGGGTGTTCCTCGGATCGGAGGGGATCTTCGGCGTCATCACCGCGGTCCGGGTGCGGGTGCACCCGATTCCTCAAGACCGCGTACTGGAGTCCTGGTCGTTCCCGGACTTCGCTGCGGGCGCGGAGGGACTGCGCCGGGTCGCTCAGAGCGGCGGCGGGCCGACCGTGATCCGGTTGTCCGACGAGGCGGAGACCGCCGTCAGCCTCGCTCAGCTGGGCAAGGTCGGCAAGGCGCTGCGCCAGGGGGCGAGCGTCGTGACCGTGTACGAGGGCGAGGGCATCGCCGAGCGGCGGGCCGCCACCGCTGCTCTGCTCGCGGCCGCCGGGGGAACCTCGGCCGGCCAGGGCGCGGCCGAGGACTGGCTGCACGGGCGCTTCGACGGACCGTACCTGCGTGACTCCCTGCTCGACGCGGGTGTCTTCTGCGAGACGCTCGAGACGGCGACCACGTGGGCCGACCTGCAGAATCTTCGTTCGGCGGTGGAGACTGCTCTGCGCGCTGGATTCGCTGCTGCCGGGGCGAGGTCCTCCGTGATGTGCCATGTCTCCCACATCTACCCGACGGGTGCGTCGCTGTACTTCACCGTGCTCTCCGGCATCCGCGTGGATCCGCTCGCCACCTGGGCGGGAGTGAAGGCAGGCGTGAACGACGCGATCCTGGCGGCCGGCGGTACCATCAGTCACCACCATGCGGTGGGGCGAGACCACGCTCCCTGGCTCGCTCACGAGATCGGGGAGACCGGCATCCGCATCCTCACCGCCATCAAGCGCGAACTCGACCCCCACGGCATCATGAACCCCGGCGCGATCATCCCCGCGGATGCCGTACCCGCGAAGGCCGGCTGA
- a CDS encoding TetR/AcrR family transcriptional regulator — protein sequence MQRPRWDPPQERILDAADVLIQRRGVHGVSIAELARRSGLSRPTIYRSWNDADDVVRSALLRRVVGVIDQFPSPARSRSALVDDVMTFTALFRDDAVFGPLLADEPEAFTRYTLQRVGSSQRMILQWLASAIGAAQEDGSVRRGAPQEIAVMLLLIAQSAVLSQGTVADLIDDDAWERELRAALDGHLRV from the coding sequence ATGCAGCGCCCCCGGTGGGATCCGCCCCAGGAGCGGATCCTGGATGCTGCCGACGTCCTCATCCAGCGGCGAGGCGTCCACGGCGTGTCGATCGCTGAGCTGGCGCGCCGCTCCGGTCTCAGCCGACCGACGATCTACCGCAGCTGGAACGATGCCGACGACGTGGTCCGCTCCGCACTGCTGCGTCGGGTCGTCGGGGTGATCGACCAGTTCCCCTCGCCGGCACGTTCACGGTCGGCCCTCGTGGACGATGTGATGACATTCACGGCCCTGTTCCGCGACGATGCGGTGTTCGGTCCCCTGCTCGCCGACGAACCCGAGGCGTTCACGCGCTACACGCTGCAGCGGGTCGGGTCGAGCCAGCGGATGATCCTGCAATGGCTCGCCTCCGCCATCGGCGCGGCCCAGGAAGACGGCTCCGTGCGCCGAGGCGCCCCGCAGGAGATCGCCGTGATGCTGCTGCTCATCGCTCAGTCCGCGGTGCTGTCGCAGGGAACCGTCGCCGACCTCATCGATGACGACGCGTGGGAGCGCGAGCTCCGCGCCGCGCTCGACGGCCACCTGCGCGTATGA